One genomic region from Salvelinus fontinalis isolate EN_2023a chromosome 18, ASM2944872v1, whole genome shotgun sequence encodes:
- the LOC129814858 gene encoding protein kish-B-like: MTNVYSLDGIVVFGILFICTCAYLKKVPRLNSWLLSEKKGVWGVFYKAAVIGTRLHHAVAITCLTMALYLVSLK; the protein is encoded by the exons TGTACTCGTTGGATGGGATTGTGGTATTTGGGATTCTGTTCATCTGTACATGTGCATACCTCAAGAAGGTGCCTCGCCTCAACAGCTGGCTACTCTCAGAAAAGAAAGGTGTGTGGGGAGTGTTCTATAAAG CTGCAGTGATTGGGACTAGACTCCACCATGCTGTGGCGATAACCTGTCTGACGATGGCATTGTACCTGGTCTCCTTAAAGTGA